The stretch of DNA CTTGACCATGATGATCATGTTGTTGCTCAGCTGGGGCAGGGCGCGGTTGAAGGCCTGGGGAAGCACCACGTAGAACAGCGTGGCCAGGTGGCCGAAACCCAGCGAGCGCGACGCCTCGTACTGCCCGCTCGACACCGACTTGATGGTGGCGATGAAGATATCGGCGTTGTAGGCCATGTAGTGAAAGCCCAGGCCCAGGACGCCCACCACGATCGCCGGGATGAGGATCCACTCGCCAATCCCGAAATACAGGAAATAGAGCTGCAGCAGCAGCGGCGTGGTCATGAACAGCCAGATGAAGAAGCGCAGCGGCCAGTTCACCGCCTTGCGGGTATATAGCGTGATGACTGCCACGATCTGGCCACCGATCACCGACATCACGGCGACGGCCAGGCCGATCAGCAGGGTGACGCCGACGCCCTGCAGCAGCGTGGGCAGGTACTCAATGACGGGACTGAAGTCGAATTCCATGGAGCTGTCCTGGTGGTTGTGGCCCGGTAAGGCACCCGGCAAGTGTTACTGGAAGGCGTGGCGTGTGGCCCGGCGATAGAGGAACTCCACGATGCCCATGACCGCATAGATGATCACGATGTACATCAGAGCGCTGAGCATGAAGACTTCCAGAGGCTTGTAGGTGGAGCCGATCAGCCGCTGGGCCTGATAGGTCAGTTCGACCACCGAGATGATCGATACCAGCGAGGAGTTCTTGACCAGAATGATGGCCAGCACCCCCACCGAGCGGATCATCAGGCCCGCGGCCTGGGGCAGGATGATGTACTGCAGGGTTTTCAGTCGCCCGAAGCCCAGCGAGCGCGATGCCTCGTTCTGGCCACTGTCCACCGACTCGATGGCGCCGCGAATGGCCTCGCTCATGTAGGCCCCGATATTGAAGGCACCGACCACCACGCCACAGGTGAAGGGGTCCAGGCGCAGGCCGATGGCGGGCCCGCCGTAGAAGACCAGCAGCAGCTGCACGAAATAGGGCGTGCCGCGCACCACGCTCACATAGGCGCGGGACAGCCAGCGAACGGGCGGGATTCGCGAGGTACGCAGTGTCACCAGCACCGAGGCGATGAAGAAGCCGAAGAACAGGGCGCGGGCGGAGATGTCCACGGTGACCCAGGCCGCCTGCACCAGCAGCGGCGTGATCTCGATCATCAGATTGATGTCCATGATCCCTTCTATTCTGTTGTCGTGTTGTCAGGAAGGGCGGGGACAGCAGGGCAAGCGCCCTGCTGTATCGATCCCCTTAGTTGAAATCCTTAGTTGAAATCGACCCCCGGGCCGATCCACTTGTCGACGATCTCCTGGTAGGTGCCATCCTCGCGGATCTCGGCCAGCGCCGTGTTGAGCGCCGCCTTCAGCTCCGGGGTGCCCTTCTGGACGGCGATGGCGGCCGGGAAGCGCGGCAGCTCGCCCACATCGACCTGCTTGATGGGGATATCGTCCTCGTTGAGGGCGACATAGACGGGAATGTCATCGGCGACCATGACGTCGATGCGACCGGTGGTGAGGGCATTGAGCATGTCGGGAAGCCCCTGGAAGGTCTGGTTGGTCCACCTTCCCTCGGCCTTCTCGGTGGCCCACTGGTTGCCGGTCTCGCCGAGGGTGGAACCCACCCGCTTGCCTTCGAAGTCCGCGATGCTTGAGACGTCATCGGTCTCGTCCCGCACCCAGATCGAGAGTCCAGAGCTGTAGTAGGGGTCGGTGAAGTCGACGGCCTTCTGGCGCTCCTCGGTGGCGCTCATGCTGCAGATGCAGGCGTCGAAGCGGCCGCCCGCCAGTGCGGCGACGATGCCGTTCCAGGGCGACGTCTGGATATTGGCCTCGACCCCCATCTTCTCCGACACGGCCTCGGCGATATCCACGTCGAAGCCGACCACGTTGCCGGACGTGTCGACGAAGCTGAAGGGCGGGTAGGCGCCGGAATTGACGACCTGGAAGACATCCTCCTTGATCTCGGGAAGGTCCCGGGCCTGGGCCGGCAAGCTGGCCAGGGATACGGCGCCGAGCAGCGCCAGGGCGCCGATGAGGGGACGATGAAACGGCCGATTGTGATATGTCATGTCAATGCCTGCTTGTTGTGAAGTTATTGAGTCATGGTCTTGCGGTGCTGCTGGTTCACGTTATCCACATTGCCTTTTCCTTGTACAGCGATTACCTCCTGACGGTGGTTCGTGGGAATGAGGCGACGCCGTGCCTGCTCCTGTCATGTGCGCTCGAGCAGCATGGCGATGCCCTGGCCGCCGCCGATGCAGGCGGCGGCACAGCCGTAACGCCCCTGTTGGTGCTGGAGGGTGCGCGCCAGGGTGCCGGCCAGGCGGATGCCGGTGGCGCCCAGCGGATGGCCCAGCGCCAGTGCCCCGCCGAAGGCGTTCACGCGCTCGGGATCGAGGCCCAGCGCCTCCATAGCGTAGAGTGGCACCACGCTGAACGCCTCGTTGATCTCCCAGGCATCGATATCCTTGACGCCGAGGCCCGCCTGTCTAAGGACTCGTTCAATGGCGGCCGCCGCCCCGGCGCCCATGCGCTCCGGCATCACGCCGCAGTCCACCACCTCGGCGACCCTGGCCAGGGGCGTGAGGCCATGTCGGGCCATGGCGGGCTCGGACATCACCAGTGCCGCGCCGGCCCCGGAGGTCAGCGGTGAGCTGTTGCCGGCGGTGACCTGGCCGCCCTCGACAAACGCCGGGTCGAGACCGGCCAGGCGTTCGAGGGTGGTGTCGGGGCGGATGTTGGCGTCACGTGCCACCACCTCGCCGGCGGGGTTGGTCAGGGACAGCCGCTCACCGTCGAACCAGCCGGCCTGCTCGGCCCGGGCGGCCCGCTGGTGGGAGCGCAGGGCGAAGGCATCCATGGCCTCCCTTGAGATGCCGCTCTCGCGGGCCAGCCGCTCGGCGGTTAGCCCCATGTTCATGGCCACGGTCAGGTCGATCCCGTCGTTGCCCTTGAGCGCCTCGGGGACCGTCAGCACGCCCTCCTGGAACAGGCTCGGGCCCATCGGCACCCGCGACATGTTCTCGAAGCCGCCGGCCAGGCCGGCCTGGATGGCACCGACCTGGATCTCCCGGACCGTGCCGCGCAGGGCCGCCAGGCTCGAGCCGCACTGCTGGTCGACCTGCCGCGAGGCGCAGCCGAGTCCCAGCCGGGAGAGCCACTGGGGATAGCGGCCGCCGAAGCTCCACTGCTCCTTGACCGGCAGCGCGCAGCCGACGCTCAGGTCCTCGACGACGTCCCCCTCGATCCCGCGACGGCTCAGCAGGGCGTCGATCACCCGGGCCAGCAGGACATCGCCGCGCTGGCCCGACCAGGCGTCGACCTCGGGCTTGCGGGGATGGGCGCGGGTGAAGGCGGTGCGGGCATAGTCGACCAGGTAGGCATCCTTCATGCGTCGTCCCCCCCGGTCTCGGCCAGGCGCGCCCAGCGATGAATGAAGAGGGCGTAGGTGGTCAGCACCCGGCGGATGGAGTCGATCTCGACGCACTCGTCGATCCCATGGATGCGCTGGGCGACCGGGCCGTAGCAGGTGCCGTTGATGCCGCCGGACACGTGGAAGGCGCGCAGGTCGGTGGTGCAGGTCGAGAGGTAGTGGGCCGGCGGCTCGCCGACCAGGTCCTCGTGGCAGCGCGACAGCAGGCGGATGCCGGGGGTCTCGAGATCCACCAGGAGGCCCTCGGAGCGGAAGCCGTGGAACTCGACCCGGGGCGCGGGCGAGGCGTCGTCCAGCGTCCGATGGTGCTCGGCGATCACCTGGCGAACGCGCGCCATGACCTCGTCGGGACGCATGCCCGGCGGGAAGCCGACCCGCCCCTCGAGGATGGCGTGGGCCGGCACGCTGGAGGCCCAGTTGCCGCCCTCGATCTTGCCGATGCTGAGGTTGAAGGGATGGTCCAGGGCCTCGTAGGGCGCGGGCCGGGGCAGGGCGTTGATCTCGGCTTCCAGCGCCTTGAACGCCGGCAGGTAGCCCTGCAGGGTCTCGATGGCGTTGCTGCCGGCGCGGGTGTCCAGCACGTGGGCCGGCACGCCGTCGAGGCGCATGCGGAACCACAGCACCCCGACCTGGCCGCTGTAGATCTGCGCGCCGAAGGGCTCGGGGATCAGCACGAAGTCGCCGCTGTAGCCCTGATGCAGGCAGGCCAGCGCGCCGTTGCCGGTGCACTCCTCCTCGATCA from Halomonas aestuarii encodes:
- a CDS encoding amino acid ABC transporter permease, translating into MEFDFSPVIEYLPTLLQGVGVTLLIGLAVAVMSVIGGQIVAVITLYTRKAVNWPLRFFIWLFMTTPLLLQLYFLYFGIGEWILIPAIVVGVLGLGFHYMAYNADIFIATIKSVSSGQYEASRSLGFGHLATLFYVVLPQAFNRALPQLSNNMIIMVKDISVLSAIGIGEMVYVAQYAISVTFRPFEFYITIAVIYYLINLMMEAGQTWIERRAAYRS
- a CDS encoding transporter substrate-binding domain-containing protein produces the protein MTYHNRPFHRPLIGALALLGAVSLASLPAQARDLPEIKEDVFQVVNSGAYPPFSFVDTSGNVVGFDVDIAEAVSEKMGVEANIQTSPWNGIVAALAGGRFDACICSMSATEERQKAVDFTDPYYSSGLSIWVRDETDDVSSIADFEGKRVGSTLGETGNQWATEKAEGRWTNQTFQGLPDMLNALTTGRIDVMVADDIPVYVALNEDDIPIKQVDVGELPRFPAAIAVQKGTPELKAALNTALAEIREDGTYQEIVDKWIGPGVDFN
- a CDS encoding acetyl-CoA C-acyltransferase, translating into MKDAYLVDYARTAFTRAHPRKPEVDAWSGQRGDVLLARVIDALLSRRGIEGDVVEDLSVGCALPVKEQWSFGGRYPQWLSRLGLGCASRQVDQQCGSSLAALRGTVREIQVGAIQAGLAGGFENMSRVPMGPSLFQEGVLTVPEALKGNDGIDLTVAMNMGLTAERLARESGISREAMDAFALRSHQRAARAEQAGWFDGERLSLTNPAGEVVARDANIRPDTTLERLAGLDPAFVEGGQVTAGNSSPLTSGAGAALVMSEPAMARHGLTPLARVAEVVDCGVMPERMGAGAAAAIERVLRQAGLGVKDIDAWEINEAFSVVPLYAMEALGLDPERVNAFGGALALGHPLGATGIRLAGTLARTLQHQQGRYGCAAACIGGGQGIAMLLERT
- a CDS encoding amino acid ABC transporter permease, producing MDINLMIEITPLLVQAAWVTVDISARALFFGFFIASVLVTLRTSRIPPVRWLSRAYVSVVRGTPYFVQLLLVFYGGPAIGLRLDPFTCGVVVGAFNIGAYMSEAIRGAIESVDSGQNEASRSLGFGRLKTLQYIILPQAAGLMIRSVGVLAIILVKNSSLVSIISVVELTYQAQRLIGSTYKPLEVFMLSALMYIVIIYAVMGIVEFLYRRATRHAFQ
- a CDS encoding ArgE/DapE family deacylase, whose product is MLDATEERILACCEALMGDTLELTRDLVRGYSVLGQEQGALATMERWLERLDLPAARVPLDAPGFADHPHRVPTTWSTEGRYNLVSRLNPTADKPHLVLNGHLDVVPAEPTDMWSRPPWEPWEKDGWLYGRGAGDMKAGIAAMVMAVQAVRQAGVELDFPLTLQTVIEEECTGNGALACLHQGYSGDFVLIPEPFGAQIYSGQVGVLWFRMRLDGVPAHVLDTRAGSNAIETLQGYLPAFKALEAEINALPRPAPYEALDHPFNLSIGKIEGGNWASSVPAHAILEGRVGFPPGMRPDEVMARVRQVIAEHHRTLDDASPAPRVEFHGFRSEGLLVDLETPGIRLLSRCHEDLVGEPPAHYLSTCTTDLRAFHVSGGINGTCYGPVAQRIHGIDECVEIDSIRRVLTTYALFIHRWARLAETGGDDA